TGCAGGTCCCGTTCATACAGTACATCGACCCCGATCCTCGCATTGTACCGATCATCATGTCGAAGCAGGACCGCAGGACGGCAGGGCGCCTGGCGGACATTCTGGCAAAGGTTTGCAAGGGAAAGGACGTGGTAATAATCGCATCCAGCGATATGTCGCATTATGTCCCGAAACAGAGGGCCACAGCTTTGGACGCAGAGGTCATCAGGAACATAGTTTCTCTGGATGCAGACGGGATATTCGACGTCGTCAGAGCCAAGAGGATATCCGCATGCGGCTATGGCCCGATAGCGACCGCGATACTGGCCTCGTCCCCCGGCAGCGCAGAGGTCCTGAAGTACTCGGACTCATACGATTCCCTCGGCGGAGATCCGGAAGCGGTGGTAGGATACGCTTCGGCGGTAATGTACAGAAAATAATGTAAGTGGTTTGGTGGCGAATCAATAATCGATGCGCTTCAGTCTTTTTAGGTCGGGCTCGTAGACCATTCCGTTGTCCATCAGGATGTCGGATATCTCCTCGAGCTCCGTTGCGGATATGCCCTCGGCTTCCGCACGCCTCTCCACCTCGTCCCTAGGCGCGCCGCGGCCGTCTGTGTCCAGCTCGGTGATGATGCGGAGTATCGTGTCCTCCATGTCCTGGCGGTTTGCCACGGACTGCTCGGGGTCGACATCTATCTCGTCCGGAGATCCGCCTACGTCCTCGGGGAACCCGAAGTCTATGACGCTGTCGGGAAGCAACATCCTCAGGGCATCCTGTATCGTTTTCACATAGGGGGAAGAGTCAGGCATCCCGTACTTGTTGAGGGCGATGTCTATTCCTTTGGATTCTTCGACAGAAAAGCCCGCCGCGGTCAGGTCTTTTTCGGACGTGCTGTTAACGGCTATCGCTTTTTTCATTCTGATGAGGCGCTCCCATAGGGATACGGCGGCGCTCAGGATCCACTGCTTGCGCACGTCCTCCTGTACCTGGACGATCGTCTCCGGCCTCACGGAGACGAACACCCGTCCGTCGTCCGCCGTATAAGTTTTCACTTTCCCGACCACGGCCACGAACGCCGGTACTTCCAGTTCGGCTATGGCCGACGCGGCCTCGGGCTGGAATTTTCCTACATTTATGAAGAAGCTCCCGCCGACGTCCTGAATGCGCCCTCTCCAGAGAGGCTCGTCCTCATTGCCGATGTTCTCCTTTTCCGTAAGCACGCCGGCCACGAGCACCCTGTTAACCATGGCGCCCAGCCTTGTCACCAGATATGCCGGGGACATCTCCTCGTCGCCCTTCACCGATGCCGAGGAGCTGTTAAGTTCGCCTGCGAAAAGCCTCCATGCCGTTTCCCTGGTGTTCATAGGGACGCCTCCACTTCATCGAGGAGTTTTTTAGCTTCAGCGGTCAGGTCCTCTTTGACGACCTCGGCAGCCCTTACTATCATCATGGGTCCGTAATCGTCGCTCATGACGTTCCCGGTAACCGAAAGCCTCCGGATGAGCATCGATTTGGCCAGCTCCCGTTCGACGGGCTCCATGTTGCCTCTTGCCTTAGCGAGCCCCTGGGCCATGCCCAGCGTCACGCCCGTCAGGCGCTCCGTGAGCTCGCGGTTGACTATCGCGCTTATGGCGCCCGTACCGTCGTCGAGCGTAAGCTTCATCCTCAGGTCCATGACGGGCTCCACCCTTCCATGAGCCTGGCATTCTCCGTTGATTATGGACCGGTTGCATTCCGGGCACCGCTCGATCAGGCCGCTGCCGCGCCTCATGTCTACAACGGTCCCGGCAACGTTGATGTCCAGCCCGCCGCCTGTCCTGACTATGTCGCCTATCTTCTTGGTGGTAACGACATCGGCTATATCGTTGCCGAAAGTGTCGTCGACCCTGCTGACCTCGCACCTCTCGCCCATGTTGAGCTGAGGTATGCCCTTCCAAGAGCGTATGTACGCGTTCTTGATGCAGACGGTCTCGCCCTCCTTGAGGCCGAAATCGTTCCATGCAGAATACTGGATTTTTCCGGTGTCGTCGGCGATCATCCCGGAGTAGACGGTCTTGGGCTCGCCTTTAACCGTAACGTTACGTTCCTCGGCGGATATTATGCGCCCGGTCACGGTGACGTTCCCCATCCCTCCCGCGATCCGCCCTATCTTGACGTCGGAGGATTCCATGGATATGCTCCGGTCCGGTACGTCTACGCGCATTCCGTCGGCCTTTTCGACGCTTCCGCGTGCGCCGATGTTGATCTGTATCTTCTCGTTCCAGGTTTTGGCGTAGGCGCTCTTCAACCAGTATACGGCGCCCTTCTCCATCTCGACCTGTTTCCCCTCCCAGACGGTGAACGATGCGGTGCCCGTCTCGTCGCCTATCAGTCCGGAGATTATGGTCTTGGGGCTGCCCTTGACCGTTATGTCCTTCTTCTCGACATATATCGCCTTGACCAGCATATCGACGCTCGCCTCCGTGCCGTTCAGATCCCCGATCTTCTTGACCAGGGACGAGGACTGGAACGGAGTCTGCTCGAGCACTCCGAATTTACGGAGTATTCCTCTCTTGGCTGCCTCGGGGGAGATGTGGAACTCGTTGACGTACTTCTTCAGTTCGTTCATGATCTGTTCGTCGTCGACCTTGTCCTTCAGCACCCTTTTCAGTTCTTCATAGTGGGGTGTTAGTTCTTGTTCGTTCATTCTATCGACCTCCGCTTTCGCGGTATTTCCATCTATGCATTGTCTCTTATAAACTTAATCGGAAGGTCGCCGATTATTCCGAATCGTCCCCGCGCGACGTCTCGACCTAATCTTTAAATGCATTATAACTATCATAGGATATGGTTCCCAAGAAGAAGATCGATGAGATTCTTGACGGGTACGATCCCGCCGACATTACTATCGCGACACTGTGTTCGCATTCTTCGCTTCAGATCTTCCACGGGGCCCGTAAGATGGGCTTTAAGACACTGGGACTTACGATCTCCCACGACACCAAGTACTACGACGCGTTCCCGCTGGCCAAGCCGGACAAGATCATAAAGTACAGCGACTTCGACGAGATGGAGGCGCGCGTTGGAGAACTCCAGGACATGAACACGGTGATAATCCCGCACGGCTCGTTCGTCGAGTACATGGGGACGAAGAGGTTCGAGGACTTCGCCGTGCCTTCGTACGGTAACCGCGCCGTCCTCTCATGGGAGTCCGACAGGACAATGCAGAGGGAGTGGATAACGTCTGCGGGGGTCCCGATGCCGCGCCTCATATCGGACGCCAGGGAGATACACGAGCCGGTAATGGTGAAGTACCACGGGGCCAAAGGCGGACGCGGGTTCTTCATCGCCAAAGACTACCCGGATTTCAAAATGTCCATAGACAACACCCAGCCCTACACGGTTCAGGAGTACTGCCTTGGGACCAGGTACTATATCCACTACTTTTACGATCATTTCAAGGCCGACGGCTACAGGTGCGACGATGGCGGCTCCATAGAACTGATGTCGATGGACCGCCGCGACGAGAGCAACATCGACGAGATGTACAAGCTCGGGTCCATAGAGGACTCCAAGAGGCATGGCCTCTACCCCTCTTTCGTGGTCACCGGCAACACCCCCGTCGTCCTCCGCGAGTCGCTTCTTCCGAAGGCGCTGGAGATGGGACAGAGGGTCGTCGACCGTGCATACGAGATGTTCGGCGGGATATGGGGGCCGTTCTGCCTCGAGACGGTGGTCAACGATAAGTTGCAGTTCAAGGTGTTCGAGATATCTGCGAGGATAGTCGCAGGGACCAACCCGTTCGTTTCCGGATCGCCGTACGCCGATTTCATATATCCCGGGCTGAGCACGGCGGGCCGCATGGCCATGGATATAAAGAATGCAGCCGAGAACGGAAGGCTGAAATCCATCCTTACATGAGGTTGTAGGGTCCATTATATACCCCTAAACAATAACCGCTAGGTAAACCGAGAGGCGTTATATGGTTTCAGAGAGACTAAAGAATATTCCGGCGTCAGGGACCGTCGCAATTTCTAACAAGGTCAGCAGACTGAAGGCTGAGGGACAGGACATAATCTCTTTCTCAATGGGAGAGCCAGACTTCACGACGCCGAGCAACATCGTGGACGCCTGCATAGATTCTCTCAACAACGGTTTCACCCATTACACCCCGTCGCCGGGAATACCCGAGCTCAGAAGGGCTGTCGCCGAGATAGCTCTGAGCGAGAACAACATTCCCTGCAGGGGCGCCAACGTTCTTATAACTCCTACCAAGCAGGCGATTTTCATGACGTCTCTGGCATATCTCGATCCCGGGGACGAGGTCATTCTGCCCGACCCGGCATGGGTATCGTACGAGGCATGCATCCGCCTCGCAGGCGCGGTGCCAGTGTTCATCCCGACGAAGTTCGAGGACGAATTCATCGTCGACCCGGCGCTTGTAGAGGCCGCGGTAACGCCCAAGACAAAAATGATAATCATCAACTCGCCCTCCAACCCGACGGGGTGCGTCATGCCGGAAGGCGTGCTCAAGCAGATCGCGGACATCGCCGTAAAGTACAACCTGATGGTGCTGTCCGACGAGATCTACGAGAAAGTGATCTACGACGGGAAGCATTTCTCCATCGCATCCTTCCCCGACATGTTCGACAGGACGATCACGGTCTCGGGGCTCTCCAAGACCTATGCCATGACGGGATGGAGGATCGGATGGGCGATAGCCAACGAGAACTGCATCTCCGATCTGAACAAGCTTCAGTCGCATTCGATATCGTGTTGCGTTTCTTTCGCACAGCAGGCGTCCGTCGAGGCCCTCAAGGGCAATCAGGACGACCGTTGCAAGTTCGTCAGGGAGTTCAAGCAGCGCAGGGACCTCGCAGTGGACCTGATAAACGAGATGAAAGGTCTCGACGTCAACGTTCCGCAGGGCGCTTTCTATCTGTTTCCCAAGTACAGCTCCGACATCAAATCGTCCGTGCTGGCTACAAGGCTCCTCGAGCAGGCCCACGTGGCGGTCACCCCCGGGTCTGCGTTCGGACCGGCGGGAGAAGGATTTTTCAGGATATCCTATGCCACCAGCGAGGACCAGATAAGGTCGGGCTTTGAAAGGATAAAGAAGTTCCTCGCGGACCTCTGAACGCGTGCGCGTCCGTCAAAATAAATATAGGTTAGGGCATAGCCGTTCTCGTTCGCCTGCATCTGGCAGGATGGGCAGAGGGATTCCATTTGAACAGAGAACTTTTCACGGTCGGCCCCGTTAACGTAGAGCCAGAGGTCCTTCAGGCCATGGCCAGGCCCATGATAACCCACAGGTCTAAGGAATACAAGCAGCTCCACGGTGCGATCGTCGAAAAGACCAGGAAGGCCCTGGGCACGGACATGGACGTCCTTATGGTCGCCGGGTCCGCCACAGTCATGATCGAAGGCGCCATCAGGAACGGAGTGGCAGGCAGGTCGCTCGGAATAACGGGCGGTTCGTTCGGCGACAGGTCGATCGAGGTCGCACAGCTCAACGGCAAGAGCGTCGAAAAGGTCGAAGTGCCCATGGGCAAAGGGATCAGGCCCCAATCCATCGAAGGCCTTGTGAAGAAGGACATCGAGGCCGTGCATTGGGTCAGCAACGAGTCTTCCACAGGAGTTTTCAGCGATTCTACCGCTATAGCGGAAGAGGTCCGCAGGCAGAGCTCCGACGCCCTGGTCATCGTCGACGCGGTGACGTCCGCGTTCGCCATGGACCTGAACATCAAGGATATGGAGCCGGACGCCCTAATATTCGGAACACAGAAGGCATTGGCGCTTCCTCCCGGGCTGGGAATGATGATATGCTCGGAAAAGATGCTCAAGAAGTCCGCGACCGTCACCAACCGCGGTTTCTATACGGATCTGCTGAAGATCAAGAAACAGAGCGACGAAAACTACGCACTGACCACGCCCCCCGTGTCCCTGATGTACGGGCTGGACTTCCAGCTGGACAAAGCATTGGCCGAGGGGATGCCCGCAAGGTACAGAAGGCACCAGGAGATGGCAGACCTTGTAAAGGCATGGTCTAAGAAACTGTACGGGATATTCCCGGAGGAAGGTTTCCAGTCCAACACGATAGGGGTCCTCAACCGCGGTCCGCTGGACTTCGATAAGTTCCACGCATCGCTGAAGTCACGCGGATACGAGATATCCAACGGCTACGGCGGCGTTAAAGAAAAGACGTTCAGGATCGGACACATGGGAGATCTGACCCCGGCAAGGGTAAAGAAGCTCCTTTCCGTCATGGACGAAATACTGGAGGAGATGAAATGACCACTAAAATCCTAGTTTCCGACCCTCTCAACGAAGAGGGCCTTAAAATCCTGAAAGACTCCGGTTTCCCGGTAGACGTGAAACCCGACCTCTCGGAGGACGAACTGTGCAAAGAGATCGTCGATTACGACTGTCTGATAATCAGGTCCGGCACCAAAGTCACGAAGAAAGTGATAGAAGCGGGCAAGAAGCTCCGCATCATCGGCCGTGCAGGCGTGGGGGTGGACAATATCGATGTTCCCGCGGCGACCGAGAAAGGCATACTCGTGATGAACACTCCGTCCGCCAACATCCTCTCGGCGGCCGAGCACACATGCGCGATGCTGCTGTCTCTTGCGAGGAACATCCCGTTCGCACACGACTCGATGCACAGAGGAGAGTGGAAACGTTCCAAGTATACCGGGGTCGAGCTTAACGGCAAGACGCTGGGCATAATAGGCGTCGGACGCGTCGGCGGAGAAGTCGCCAAACGCCTCAAGGCGTTCAACATGACGATGGTCGGTTACGATCCGTTTCTTCCCAAGGACGTCGCGGACAGCATCGGCGTCCGCCTTACGACGCTGGACGAGGTACTGAAGATATCGGACTTCATGACGATACACACGCCCCTGCTTCCCGACACCAGGAACATGATCTCCACGGCCCAGTTCAACATGATGAGGCCCAACGCCAGGATAGCCAATGTGGCACGCGGCGGGATCGTCGACGAGGACGCGCTGTACGAAGCGCTCAAGAGCAAGAGGATCGCCGGAGCGGCATTCGACGTATGGTGCGAGGAGCCTATATGCGAGGCGGAACAGAAACTTCTGGAGCTCGATAATCTGGTGACCACGCCGCACCTAGGTGCAAGCACGGTCGAGGCCCAGGAGAGAGTATCGACGGAAGTCGCAGAGAACGTTGTTAAATATCTAAAGGACGGAGTAATAGCCAACGCAATCAACGCGCCCCGCGGGAAGTTGGATCCGGAGACGGAAGCATATGTCCCGCTGGCCGAGCGCATGGGAGTCTTGGCGCACCAGCTTAACGGCAACGTGCCGATAGACGAGCTCGAGGTCACGTTCCGCGGCGGTCTGGCATCCAAACAGACAAAGATGCTGACGATATACACGGTGATCGGAGTCCTGAAGAACATCATCGGCCCGGGACAGGCCAATATGATCAACGCGTTGCCCATCGCCAAAGGCAAGGGCATAGCGATCAAAGAGTCTTCCACCGACGAGGTCAAGGACTACGCGAACGTCATAGAGGTCAGGATAGTATCGGGAGAGGGGTCCCGCACGATACGCGGTACGGTCTTCGGCGGACAGCCGAGGCTCGTGGGAATAGACGGCTACAGCTTCGAGGTCCCCATGTCCGGCGATATGGTATATATTCGTTACAAGGACGCGGCAGGAGTCATCGGCCATGTCGGCAATGCACTCGGAGAAGCGAACATCAACGTCGCACAGATGGCCGTCGGAAGGTCCGGAAAATGCGCGATGATGGTTCTGATCGTAGACCAGGATGTTCCGGTCAAAGTGCTGGACAACATCGTTAAGGTGTCCGGGGCGAAGGACGCGAAGTTCATCGATCTCGTGGACAACTGAATAAGGAGGCGAAGGTATGGAAGTAATAATCACAGTCGAAGAGCTTACACAGGCCATAAAGAACGGCATACGCGAGGCGAGCAGGGAGATGGAGGAGGAGCAGGCGTATCAGCTGGCACTTCACGTACTCAACTTTTTCGGCTACTCCGACAGGATAATAGACAACATACTGGAGCCCGAGGACCGCGATGCCTTCTACATGTTGGAGGACGCAGGGATCCTGACCACCGAGCGCGAGGAGACCACCCTGTACGACGGAAGAGAGTGGAGGATCCACTATTGGCTCTTCAGGAAGAAGAGGATAGAGGACCTGATAGGCGGCAATATGAAGCGCGAGGCCGAGGCAGAGGCCGAGGATTCGTTCTACGAAGCACTTCCGGACGAGATCTGGAAGAGGTCCTGATTCCCAAATACTTTTTACTCCCATGCGGGTACTCCCGCATGGACCTTTTCCCGTACCCATTCAGAGAAGGACAGCGGGAGATGGTCGATTTTCTCAGAGAAGCGGCTGTAACGGGCAGGGCCGCAGTTGTAGAATCCGGTACAGGGACAGGCAAGA
The DNA window shown above is from Methanomassiliicoccaceae archaeon and carries:
- a CDS encoding glycerol dehydrogenase encodes the protein MNTRETAWRLFAGELNSSSASVKGDEEMSPAYLVTRLGAMVNRVLVAGVLTEKENIGNEDEPLWRGRIQDVGGSFFINVGKFQPEAASAIAELEVPAFVAVVGKVKTYTADDGRVFVSVRPETIVQVQEDVRKQWILSAAVSLWERLIRMKKAIAVNSTSEKDLTAAGFSVEESKGIDIALNKYGMPDSSPYVKTIQDALRMLLPDSVIDFGFPEDVGGSPDEIDVDPEQSVANRQDMEDTILRIITELDTDGRGAPRDEVERRAEAEGISATELEEISDILMDNGMVYEPDLKRLKRIDY
- a CDS encoding formate--phosphoribosylaminoimidazolecarboxamide ligase — protein: MVPKKKIDEILDGYDPADITIATLCSHSSLQIFHGARKMGFKTLGLTISHDTKYYDAFPLAKPDKIIKYSDFDEMEARVGELQDMNTVIIPHGSFVEYMGTKRFEDFAVPSYGNRAVLSWESDRTMQREWITSAGVPMPRLISDAREIHEPVMVKYHGAKGGRGFFIAKDYPDFKMSIDNTQPYTVQEYCLGTRYYIHYFYDHFKADGYRCDDGGSIELMSMDRRDESNIDEMYKLGSIEDSKRHGLYPSFVVTGNTPVVLRESLLPKALEMGQRVVDRAYEMFGGIWGPFCLETVVNDKLQFKVFEISARIVAGTNPFVSGSPYADFIYPGLSTAGRMAMDIKNAAENGRLKSILT
- the amrB gene encoding AmmeMemoRadiSam system protein B codes for the protein MRYPAVAGRFYPLKKEDLVLDIEACFRHRLGPGIPGPEGSARRIVSAVSPHAGYMASGMNAAHTYKRIREDGLPETYIIIGPDHHGVPFDFVMCSDDYLTPLGPCKTDKDMIGALMDLVPDSADAHRLEHSIEVQVPFIQYIDPDPRIVPIIMSKQDRRTAGRLADILAKVCKGKDVVIIASSDMSHYVPKQRATALDAEVIRNIVSLDADGIFDVVRAKRISACGYGPIATAILASSPGSAEVLKYSDSYDSLGGDPEAVVGYASAVMYRK
- the serA gene encoding phosphoglycerate dehydrogenase; the protein is MTTKILVSDPLNEEGLKILKDSGFPVDVKPDLSEDELCKEIVDYDCLIIRSGTKVTKKVIEAGKKLRIIGRAGVGVDNIDVPAATEKGILVMNTPSANILSAAEHTCAMLLSLARNIPFAHDSMHRGEWKRSKYTGVELNGKTLGIIGVGRVGGEVAKRLKAFNMTMVGYDPFLPKDVADSIGVRLTTLDEVLKISDFMTIHTPLLPDTRNMISTAQFNMMRPNARIANVARGGIVDEDALYEALKSKRIAGAAFDVWCEEPICEAEQKLLELDNLVTTPHLGASTVEAQERVSTEVAENVVKYLKDGVIANAINAPRGKLDPETEAYVPLAERMGVLAHQLNGNVPIDELEVTFRGGLASKQTKMLTIYTVIGVLKNIIGPGQANMINALPIAKGKGIAIKESSTDEVKDYANVIEVRIVSGEGSRTIRGTVFGGQPRLVGIDGYSFEVPMSGDMVYIRYKDAAGVIGHVGNALGEANINVAQMAVGRSGKCAMMVLIVDQDVPVKVLDNIVKVSGAKDAKFIDLVDN
- a CDS encoding aminotransferase class V-fold PLP-dependent enzyme; the encoded protein is MNRELFTVGPVNVEPEVLQAMARPMITHRSKEYKQLHGAIVEKTRKALGTDMDVLMVAGSATVMIEGAIRNGVAGRSLGITGGSFGDRSIEVAQLNGKSVEKVEVPMGKGIRPQSIEGLVKKDIEAVHWVSNESSTGVFSDSTAIAEEVRRQSSDALVIVDAVTSAFAMDLNIKDMEPDALIFGTQKALALPPGLGMMICSEKMLKKSATVTNRGFYTDLLKIKKQSDENYALTTPPVSLMYGLDFQLDKALAEGMPARYRRHQEMADLVKAWSKKLYGIFPEEGFQSNTIGVLNRGPLDFDKFHASLKSRGYEISNGYGGVKEKTFRIGHMGDLTPARVKKLLSVMDEILEEMK
- a CDS encoding DUF6015 family protein; this translates as MEVIITVEELTQAIKNGIREASREMEEEQAYQLALHVLNFFGYSDRIIDNILEPEDRDAFYMLEDAGILTTEREETTLYDGREWRIHYWLFRKKRIEDLIGGNMKREAEAEAEDSFYEALPDEIWKRS
- a CDS encoding pyridoxal phosphate-dependent aminotransferase; protein product: MVSERLKNIPASGTVAISNKVSRLKAEGQDIISFSMGEPDFTTPSNIVDACIDSLNNGFTHYTPSPGIPELRRAVAEIALSENNIPCRGANVLITPTKQAIFMTSLAYLDPGDEVILPDPAWVSYEACIRLAGAVPVFIPTKFEDEFIVDPALVEAAVTPKTKMIIINSPSNPTGCVMPEGVLKQIADIAVKYNLMVLSDEIYEKVIYDGKHFSIASFPDMFDRTITVSGLSKTYAMTGWRIGWAIANENCISDLNKLQSHSISCCVSFAQQASVEALKGNQDDRCKFVREFKQRRDLAVDLINEMKGLDVNVPQGAFYLFPKYSSDIKSSVLATRLLEQAHVAVTPGSAFGPAGEGFFRISYATSEDQIRSGFERIKKFLADL
- a CDS encoding single-stranded DNA-binding protein, producing the protein MNEQELTPHYEELKRVLKDKVDDEQIMNELKKYVNEFHISPEAAKRGILRKFGVLEQTPFQSSSLVKKIGDLNGTEASVDMLVKAIYVEKKDITVKGSPKTIISGLIGDETGTASFTVWEGKQVEMEKGAVYWLKSAYAKTWNEKIQINIGARGSVEKADGMRVDVPDRSISMESSDVKIGRIAGGMGNVTVTGRIISAEERNVTVKGEPKTVYSGMIADDTGKIQYSAWNDFGLKEGETVCIKNAYIRSWKGIPQLNMGERCEVSRVDDTFGNDIADVVTTKKIGDIVRTGGGLDINVAGTVVDMRRGSGLIERCPECNRSIINGECQAHGRVEPVMDLRMKLTLDDGTGAISAIVNRELTERLTGVTLGMAQGLAKARGNMEPVERELAKSMLIRRLSVTGNVMSDDYGPMMIVRAAEVVKEDLTAEAKKLLDEVEASL